One Nonomuraea angiospora DNA segment encodes these proteins:
- a CDS encoding acetyl-CoA C-acetyltransferase, whose amino-acid sequence MAEAYIVGAVRTPVGKKKGGLSTVHPTDLAAHTLKALIDRTGVDPAAVEDVIMGCVMQFGPQSMDIARNAWLSAGLPETTAGVTIDRQCGSSQQSIHFAAQGVMSGTQDLVVAGGVESMSIVPMGSSITAALEKGMPFPFGEKWVERYGKQEISQFRGAELMCEKWGYTRETLERFALESHQRAAKAIANGYFKDQIAPVNGVEDDEGPRADTTLEKMATLKTLKEGGQITAATSSQISDGSGAVLIASEQAVRDHGLTPRARIHQLALMGDDPVYMLTAPIPATRRALEKAGMSIDDIDVVEINEAFAPVPLAWTHELGADPVKVNPNGGAIALGHPLGGTGAILMTKLLHELERTGGRYGLQTMCEGGGQANVTIIERL is encoded by the coding sequence GTGGCAGAGGCGTACATCGTCGGGGCGGTCCGCACCCCGGTCGGCAAGAAGAAGGGCGGCCTTTCCACCGTCCACCCCACTGACCTGGCCGCGCACACGCTGAAGGCGCTGATCGACCGCACGGGTGTCGACCCCGCGGCGGTCGAGGACGTCATCATGGGGTGCGTCATGCAGTTCGGCCCCCAGAGCATGGACATCGCGCGGAACGCCTGGCTGTCGGCGGGCCTGCCGGAGACCACCGCCGGTGTCACGATCGACCGGCAGTGCGGCTCCTCGCAGCAGTCGATCCACTTCGCCGCCCAGGGCGTGATGTCCGGCACCCAGGACCTGGTCGTGGCCGGCGGCGTGGAGTCGATGAGCATCGTGCCGATGGGCTCGTCGATCACGGCCGCGCTGGAGAAGGGCATGCCCTTCCCGTTCGGCGAGAAGTGGGTCGAACGGTACGGCAAGCAGGAGATCTCGCAGTTCCGCGGCGCGGAGCTGATGTGCGAGAAGTGGGGCTACACGCGGGAGACGCTGGAGCGGTTCGCGCTCGAGTCCCACCAGCGCGCCGCCAAGGCCATCGCCAACGGCTACTTCAAGGACCAGATCGCCCCCGTCAACGGCGTCGAGGACGACGAGGGGCCGCGGGCCGACACGACCCTGGAGAAGATGGCCACGCTCAAGACCCTGAAGGAGGGCGGCCAGATCACCGCCGCCACCTCCTCGCAGATCTCCGACGGCTCCGGCGCGGTGCTGATCGCCTCGGAGCAGGCGGTCAGGGACCACGGCCTGACGCCGCGGGCCCGCATCCACCAGCTCGCCCTCATGGGCGACGACCCGGTCTACATGCTGACCGCGCCGATCCCCGCCACGCGGCGGGCGCTGGAGAAGGCCGGCATGTCGATCGACGACATCGACGTGGTGGAGATCAACGAGGCGTTCGCGCCGGTGCCGCTGGCCTGGACGCACGAGCTCGGCGCCGACCCGGTCAAGGTCAACCCGAACGGCGGCGCCATCGCGCTCGGCCACCCGCTCGGCGGCACGGGCGCGATCCTGATGACCAAGCTCCTGCACGAGCTCGAGCGCACGGGCGGCCGGTACGGGCTGCAGACGATGTGCGAGGGCGGCGGCCAGGCCAACGTGACCATCATCGAGCGCCTCTAA
- a CDS encoding RNA polymerase sigma factor — MNDDEAIERSLAGDQAAYEVLVARYSALAHRTAFMLGAGDEAEDVVQEAFVKAYRHLPGFRRSSPFRPWLLRIVANETHNLTRSRGRRSELALRLSATTSAAAPDDPEGTAVAGDRRSRLLEAVRRLPERERQAVVCRYFLQLTEAETAQVLDWPVGTVKSSTHRGLARLREEVGNELA, encoded by the coding sequence ATGAACGACGACGAGGCGATCGAGCGCTCGCTCGCCGGTGACCAAGCCGCCTATGAGGTGCTGGTCGCCCGCTACAGCGCGCTCGCCCACCGTACCGCTTTCATGCTGGGGGCGGGGGACGAGGCCGAGGACGTCGTGCAGGAGGCGTTCGTCAAGGCGTACCGGCACCTGCCGGGTTTCCGCAGGAGCTCGCCGTTCCGCCCGTGGCTGCTGCGGATCGTGGCCAACGAGACCCACAACCTGACCCGCTCGCGGGGCCGCCGCTCCGAGCTGGCCTTACGGTTGAGCGCCACGACGTCCGCGGCCGCGCCCGACGACCCCGAGGGCACCGCGGTGGCCGGCGACCGGCGCTCGCGCCTGCTGGAGGCGGTACGCCGGCTGCCCGAGCGGGAACGCCAGGCCGTCGTCTGCCGGTACTTCTTACAGCTGACCGAGGCGGAGACGGCGCAGGTGCTCGACTGGCCCGTGGGCACCGTCAAGTCCAGCACGCATCGGGGGCTGGCCCGGCTGAGGGAGGAGGTGGGCAATGAACTCGCGTGA
- a CDS encoding carbohydrate ABC transporter permease — protein MRRLRALEPLAWVGPAVVLIALVVLWPVIEMIRSSFLKISRFGVVQGGNGLANYEKLFAEKDFADIMVRSVIWVVAVVALTVLISLALAQLFNQNFPLRKAARWALIAPWAASVLMTAIIFKWMLDPEVGVINQIRLKLGLIDAMGGASADQLGDASTAMPWLVFVAVFVSVPFTTYALLAGLATIPADVYEAAKMDGAGRLRTYWSITLPLLRPALTVAALINVMNVFNSFPIIWAMTHGQPGYSTATSTILMFILKGSNIGESAAMSVVNFGMVIILTAIFLKVSRWNKEVA, from the coding sequence ATGAGAAGGTTGCGCGCCCTGGAGCCCCTCGCGTGGGTCGGGCCCGCCGTGGTGCTGATCGCGCTGGTCGTGCTCTGGCCCGTGATCGAGATGATCAGGTCGTCGTTCCTCAAGATCAGCCGCTTCGGGGTGGTCCAGGGAGGCAACGGCTTGGCGAACTACGAGAAGCTGTTCGCCGAGAAGGACTTCGCCGACATCATGGTCCGCAGCGTGATCTGGGTGGTCGCGGTCGTCGCGCTCACCGTGCTGATCTCGCTGGCCCTCGCCCAGCTGTTCAACCAGAACTTCCCGCTGCGCAAGGCGGCCCGGTGGGCGCTGATCGCGCCGTGGGCCGCGTCGGTGCTGATGACGGCGATCATCTTCAAGTGGATGCTCGACCCCGAGGTCGGCGTGATCAACCAGATCCGGCTGAAGCTGGGGCTGATCGACGCGATGGGCGGGGCCTCGGCCGACCAGCTCGGCGACGCCTCCACCGCGATGCCGTGGCTGGTGTTCGTGGCCGTCTTCGTGTCGGTGCCGTTCACCACGTACGCGCTGCTGGCCGGGCTGGCGACGATCCCCGCCGACGTCTATGAGGCGGCCAAGATGGACGGAGCCGGCCGGCTGCGGACGTACTGGTCGATCACGCTGCCGCTGCTGCGGCCCGCGCTCACGGTGGCGGCGCTCATCAACGTCATGAACGTCTTCAACAGCTTCCCGATCATCTGGGCCATGACGCACGGCCAGCCCGGCTACTCCACGGCCACCTCGACGATCCTCATGTTCATCCTCAAGGGCTCGAACATCGGCGAGTCGGCGGCCATGTCCGTCGTCAACTTCGGCATGGTGATCATCCTGACCGCGATCTTCCTCAAGGTCTCCCGCTGGAACAAGGAGGTGGCGTGA
- a CDS encoding acyl-CoA dehydrogenase family protein has product MTEHAKYAESREVGEQAREKEWTRPSFAKQLFLGDYRLDLVYPVPTLSDEATKRGEEFVRAVRRYLDAHVDPALIERTAQVPDEVVKGLAALGAFGITIGEAYGGLGLPYLYYCRTLMLVGSYCPALATLLSAHQSIGVPQPIKLFGTEEQKREFLPRCAAGEISAFLLTEPDVGSDPARLSTTAVRDGDDYVLDGVKLWTTNGVVADLLVVMARTGKKISAFVVEADTPGITVKRRNGFMGLRGIENGVTEFSQVRVPAKNLIGREGQGLKIALTTLNTGRLSLPATCAGNAKWALKIAREWGNERVQWGRRVGEHEAVATKIAFIAASAYALEALCELTSRLADDRRNDIRIEAALAKLYASELSYQVIDELVQIRGGRGYETAESLVARGERGVPAEQMLRDSRINRIFEGSSEIMRLMITREAVDAHLSAAGELINPDASRQERAQALRRAGGFYARWLPTLVAGTGNLPASYADFGPLATHLRFVERTSRKLARSTFYGMSRWQGRLEHKQSFLGRLVDIGAELFAMTAVCVKAEEDSRDLGRRPYELADTFCHQARRRVDALFARLWDNSDAGDVRLAGYVLDGRYGFVEEGILDPSIEGPWIGTPQGGESIRRKIL; this is encoded by the coding sequence ATGACCGAGCACGCCAAGTACGCGGAGTCCAGGGAGGTCGGCGAGCAGGCCCGCGAGAAGGAGTGGACGCGGCCCAGCTTCGCCAAGCAGCTCTTCCTCGGCGACTACCGGCTGGATCTCGTGTACCCCGTGCCGACGCTGTCCGACGAGGCGACCAAGCGGGGTGAGGAGTTCGTCAGGGCGGTGCGGCGCTACCTGGACGCCCACGTCGATCCCGCGCTCATCGAGCGGACCGCGCAGGTGCCCGACGAGGTGGTCAAGGGGCTGGCGGCGCTCGGGGCCTTCGGCATCACGATCGGCGAGGCGTACGGCGGGCTCGGGCTGCCCTACCTGTACTACTGCCGCACCCTCATGCTCGTCGGCTCGTACTGCCCGGCGCTGGCCACGCTGCTGTCGGCGCACCAGTCGATCGGGGTGCCGCAGCCGATCAAGCTGTTCGGCACCGAGGAGCAGAAGCGGGAGTTCCTGCCGAGGTGCGCGGCGGGCGAGATCTCAGCGTTCCTGCTGACCGAGCCCGACGTGGGCTCCGACCCGGCCCGCCTGTCCACCACCGCCGTGCGCGACGGCGACGACTACGTGCTCGACGGCGTCAAACTGTGGACGACGAACGGTGTCGTCGCCGATCTCCTGGTGGTCATGGCCAGGACCGGCAAGAAGATCAGCGCGTTCGTGGTCGAGGCCGACACTCCCGGCATCACGGTCAAGCGACGCAACGGCTTCATGGGGCTGCGCGGCATCGAGAATGGGGTCACCGAGTTCTCCCAGGTCAGGGTGCCTGCCAAAAACCTGATCGGGCGCGAGGGACAGGGCCTGAAGATCGCCCTGACCACGCTGAACACCGGCCGCCTGTCGCTGCCGGCCACCTGCGCGGGCAACGCCAAGTGGGCACTCAAGATCGCCCGCGAGTGGGGCAACGAGCGCGTGCAGTGGGGGCGCAGGGTCGGCGAGCACGAGGCCGTGGCCACGAAGATCGCGTTCATCGCGGCGAGCGCGTACGCGCTCGAAGCCCTCTGCGAGCTCACCAGCCGCCTGGCCGACGACCGGCGCAACGACATCAGGATCGAGGCGGCGCTGGCCAAGCTGTACGCGTCGGAGCTGTCGTACCAGGTGATCGACGAGCTGGTCCAGATCAGGGGCGGGCGCGGCTACGAGACCGCCGAGTCGCTCGTGGCGCGCGGCGAGCGCGGCGTGCCCGCCGAGCAGATGCTGCGCGACTCCCGCATCAACCGCATCTTCGAGGGCTCCTCCGAGATCATGCGGCTGATGATCACCCGCGAGGCGGTGGACGCCCACCTGTCGGCCGCCGGGGAGCTGATCAACCCCGACGCCTCCCGCCAGGAACGCGCCCAGGCCCTGCGCCGGGCCGGCGGCTTCTACGCCAGGTGGCTGCCCACGCTGGTGGCCGGCACCGGCAACCTGCCCGCGTCGTACGCCGACTTCGGCCCGCTGGCCACGCACCTGCGCTTCGTGGAGCGGACCAGCCGCAAGCTGGCCCGGTCCACCTTCTACGGCATGTCCCGCTGGCAGGGCCGGCTGGAGCACAAGCAGTCGTTCCTCGGCAGGCTCGTGGACATCGGGGCCGAGCTGTTCGCCATGACCGCCGTGTGCGTCAAGGCGGAGGAGGACTCCAGGGACCTCGGGCGGCGGCCGTACGAGCTCGCCGACACCTTCTGCCACCAGGCACGACGCCGCGTGGACGCGCTGTTCGCCCGGCTCTGGGACAACAGCGACGCGGGTGACGTGCGCCTGGCCGGCTACGTGCTCGACGGCCGCTACGGGTTCGTCGAGGAAGGCATCCTCGACCCCTCCATCGAGGGCCCGTGGATCGGCACGCCGCAGGGTGGGGAGAGTATCCGGAGAAAGATCCTCTGA
- a CDS encoding Lrp/AsnC family transcriptional regulator encodes MDELDSEIVRLLQTDARQSNRELARQLGVAPSTCLERVRSLTRRGVIRGYHAEIDPAALNRSVQAMVSVQVRPLSRAVINAFKSSAAAMPEVLSVFVLAGGDDFLLHVAVQDLDHLHSFLLDRLSKRKEIVGFRTSVIFQQVHNTVPERLT; translated from the coding sequence ATGGACGAACTTGATTCGGAGATCGTGCGCCTGCTCCAAACGGATGCGCGGCAGTCCAACCGGGAGCTGGCCCGGCAGCTCGGCGTCGCGCCCTCCACCTGTCTGGAGCGGGTCAGGTCGCTCACCCGGCGCGGCGTGATCCGCGGCTACCACGCCGAGATCGACCCGGCCGCGCTCAACCGGAGCGTGCAGGCCATGGTCTCGGTCCAGGTACGGCCGCTGAGCCGGGCGGTGATCAACGCGTTCAAGTCGTCGGCGGCGGCGATGCCGGAGGTGCTCAGCGTGTTCGTGCTGGCGGGCGGGGACGACTTCCTGCTGCACGTGGCGGTGCAGGACCTGGACCACCTGCACTCGTTCCTGCTCGACCGGCTGAGCAAGCGCAAGGAGATCGTCGGCTTCCGCACGTCGGTGATCTTCCAGCAGGTCCACAACACCGTCCCGGAGCGCCTGACCTGA
- a CDS encoding carbohydrate ABC transporter permease, with product MAIKTLPSQATRPRPHVRPAPRRGMPKLKTVLVAAAAYVVAFVFLFPYVVMLLTSLRSQESLREVSFWPKEWVWSNLANFWTSGLAGNLWVTLKVAGGSTVLVLLVALPAAYYSARHHFRGRTAFLILVLITQMFQPTAMLVGIYREFYQFGLVDSIWSLILVNGGFNLAFAVWILNAYFASIPRELEEAAFIDGNGRFGALFRITLPLAMPGVITALIFTFIAAWNEFVVALTLTTTPENQPLTVALNSFIGQYQVDWQNLFAGSVIATIPVIILFALIERKVVGGLTAGSIK from the coding sequence ATGGCGATCAAGACCCTGCCGTCGCAGGCCACCCGGCCGCGCCCCCACGTCAGGCCGGCGCCGCGGCGCGGCATGCCGAAGCTCAAGACCGTGCTCGTCGCGGCCGCCGCGTACGTCGTCGCGTTCGTCTTCCTGTTCCCGTACGTGGTGATGCTGCTCACCTCGCTGCGCTCGCAGGAGTCGCTGCGCGAGGTGTCGTTCTGGCCGAAGGAGTGGGTGTGGTCCAACCTCGCCAACTTCTGGACCAGCGGCCTGGCCGGCAACCTGTGGGTGACGCTCAAGGTCGCCGGCGGCTCGACCGTGCTGGTGCTCCTGGTGGCGCTGCCGGCCGCGTACTACTCGGCCCGGCACCACTTCAGGGGGCGCACGGCGTTCCTGATCCTCGTGCTGATCACCCAGATGTTCCAGCCCACGGCCATGCTGGTCGGCATCTACCGCGAGTTCTACCAGTTCGGGCTGGTGGACTCGATCTGGTCGCTGATCCTCGTGAACGGCGGGTTCAACCTGGCGTTCGCGGTGTGGATCCTGAACGCGTACTTCGCCTCGATCCCGCGCGAGCTGGAGGAGGCGGCGTTCATCGACGGGAACGGGCGCTTCGGTGCGCTGTTCAGGATCACGCTGCCGCTGGCCATGCCCGGCGTCATCACGGCGCTGATCTTCACCTTCATCGCCGCCTGGAACGAGTTCGTGGTCGCCCTGACCCTGACCACCACGCCGGAGAACCAGCCGCTCACGGTGGCGCTCAACTCGTTCATCGGTCAGTACCAGGTGGACTGGCAGAACCTGTTCGCCGGGTCGGTGATCGCCACCATCCCCGTGATCATCCTCTTCGCGCTGATCGAGCGGAAGGTGGTGGGCGGCCTCACGGCCGGGTCGATCAAGTAG
- a CDS encoding class I SAM-dependent methyltransferase — protein sequence MSGYDRVVQPAAGDEALENHLGGDEAKNYRQYELDMVAPHVGRSMLEIGSGLGHFAEQFLPRLDRLVVSDFDPYCVEQLEKRFAGRDDIDVLQFGLPTDIPLEDKVDTVVMMNVLEHIEEDAEALRSLARVTLPGGRIIIWVPGYMQLYGDFDRKVGHVQRYTPKTLGATVAKAGLDVEVLKPINFLGGIAWWAAVRRGGVGYPDPRLVKIYDRTVVPTTRFIERFIRPPFGQTVFCVARVPQPKA from the coding sequence ATGTCTGGGTATGACCGTGTAGTGCAACCGGCGGCCGGTGACGAGGCCCTGGAGAACCACCTGGGTGGGGACGAGGCCAAGAACTATCGGCAGTACGAGCTGGACATGGTCGCCCCGCATGTCGGCCGTTCGATGCTGGAGATCGGCTCGGGCCTCGGCCACTTCGCCGAGCAGTTCCTGCCGCGGCTCGACAGGCTGGTCGTGAGTGACTTCGACCCCTACTGCGTCGAGCAGCTGGAAAAGCGGTTCGCGGGCCGCGACGACATCGACGTCCTGCAGTTCGGGCTGCCGACCGACATCCCCCTTGAGGACAAGGTCGACACCGTCGTCATGATGAACGTCCTGGAGCACATCGAGGAGGACGCCGAGGCGCTGCGCTCGCTGGCCCGGGTCACGCTGCCGGGCGGGCGGATCATCATCTGGGTGCCCGGCTACATGCAGCTCTACGGAGACTTCGACCGCAAGGTGGGCCACGTCCAGCGCTACACGCCCAAGACGCTCGGCGCGACGGTCGCCAAGGCGGGCCTGGACGTCGAGGTGCTCAAGCCGATCAACTTCCTGGGCGGCATCGCCTGGTGGGCCGCCGTGCGCCGGGGCGGCGTCGGCTACCCCGACCCGCGCCTGGTCAAGATCTACGACCGTACGGTGGTCCCGACGACCCGCTTCATCGAGCGGTTCATCAGGCCACCGTTCGGCCAGACGGTCTTCTGCGTGGCACGGGTGCCCCAGCCCAAGGCGTAG
- a CDS encoding APC family permease produces MSEHRIGAAHGTALLVGAVLGPGMLVLPHLAADAAGPASVLAWAGLIALSVPVALTFAALGARYPDGGGVASFAGLAFGRHASAVVGWWFYGAVPIGTVAGALVGGQYVEATLGMDATLAACLILGAAFAANAAGLRASGGLQIGLVVLLVALLATAVVTAAPHADPGNFTPFAPYGAAGVADAAGVLLFAFVGWEAASHLSAEFAGKGNGLVRATAVALVVIGILYVGVSVTSVGVLGPGMTGVPLTAMLETGIGPAARPVTGVVAVLLTFGAVNTYLAGASRLGAAMARDGALPGWFAKGGAPGETPYRSLGLLAVLSVPVLVWAVDLDLLMRATSACLAAVTAAGVVAAVRMLPAGRHRNTAVVGAGLSFVALAFCGGYLVVPAVLALVAVGALKANVRRSYRIRR; encoded by the coding sequence ATGTCGGAACATCGCATAGGCGCAGCACACGGCACGGCACTGCTGGTCGGGGCGGTCCTGGGGCCGGGGATGCTGGTGCTGCCGCACCTCGCCGCCGATGCCGCGGGGCCCGCGTCCGTGCTGGCCTGGGCCGGGCTGATCGCGCTGAGCGTGCCCGTCGCGCTGACCTTCGCCGCGCTCGGCGCCAGGTACCCCGACGGCGGGGGAGTGGCGAGCTTCGCCGGGCTCGCGTTCGGCCGGCACGCCTCCGCCGTGGTCGGCTGGTGGTTCTACGGCGCCGTCCCCATCGGCACCGTCGCCGGCGCGCTGGTCGGCGGCCAGTACGTCGAGGCCACGCTGGGCATGGACGCCACCCTGGCCGCCTGCCTGATCCTGGGGGCCGCCTTCGCCGCCAACGCCGCCGGGCTGCGCGCCTCGGGAGGGCTGCAGATCGGCCTCGTCGTCCTGCTCGTCGCGCTCCTGGCCACGGCCGTGGTCACCGCCGCGCCGCACGCCGACCCGGGCAACTTCACCCCCTTCGCCCCGTACGGCGCCGCGGGCGTGGCGGACGCGGCCGGCGTGCTGCTGTTCGCCTTCGTCGGCTGGGAGGCGGCCAGCCACCTGTCGGCCGAGTTCGCCGGAAAGGGGAACGGCCTGGTCAGGGCCACCGCGGTGGCGCTCGTCGTGATCGGGATCCTGTACGTGGGCGTGTCGGTCACCTCCGTCGGCGTGCTCGGCCCCGGCATGACCGGCGTGCCGCTCACCGCGATGCTGGAGACCGGCATCGGCCCCGCCGCGCGGCCCGTCACCGGGGTGGTGGCGGTGCTGCTGACCTTCGGCGCGGTCAACACCTACCTCGCGGGGGCCTCCCGGCTGGGCGCGGCCATGGCCAGGGACGGGGCGCTGCCGGGCTGGTTCGCCAAGGGCGGGGCGCCGGGCGAGACGCCGTACCGGAGCCTGGGGCTGCTCGCCGTGCTCAGCGTGCCCGTGCTGGTGTGGGCGGTGGACCTGGACCTGCTCATGCGGGCCACCTCGGCCTGCCTGGCCGCGGTCACGGCGGCGGGCGTGGTGGCGGCGGTGCGGATGCTGCCCGCGGGGCGGCACCGGAACACGGCCGTGGTGGGCGCCGGGCTGTCGTTCGTGGCGCTGGCGTTCTGCGGCGGCTATCTCGTGGTGCCCGCCGTGCTCGCCTTGGTCGCGGTCGGGGCTCTGAAAGCGAATGTTCGTCGTTCGTACAGAATCAGGCGATGA
- a CDS encoding extracellular solute-binding protein, translating to MKLVGGAALGLATMLVLAGCGSGGSGGSGDGGGNTQASGGGQVTLKMVAADYGDGPGKPNSGETFWKGVVDEFQAANPNIKVDVQVINWNDIDKQVATMVQNGQVPDILQTGDYSGFVKDGLLYKVDEVLSPNVSGDMLQKFAEFGKVDGTAYGIPFVSSARALFYNKDLFQKAGIAEPPKTWDELKADAEKLKKAGVTQPFGLPLGQEEAQGESFLWMLGNGGGYKDASGKWAINSPQNVETFTYMKGLVDAGLTTPNPGTKDRKTVWEDFGAGKVGMVNGGPMSIPIFDAAGLKNYGVAPIPGKSGPLDTTLGVMDWIMAFNKNGHAAEIKKFFDFFYTGSAAQKISDTYKLLPVTNGGIQKLSGDEKLKPFLDALPNASFYPFQDPKWAEVNPAIKQTIGGAVKDDPAKVLGELQKTAEAAG from the coding sequence ATGAAGCTTGTGGGCGGCGCCGCTCTCGGCCTTGCCACGATGCTGGTCCTGGCCGGCTGCGGCTCCGGCGGTTCCGGCGGCTCCGGCGACGGCGGGGGCAACACGCAGGCGTCGGGCGGCGGGCAGGTCACCCTGAAGATGGTCGCCGCCGACTACGGCGACGGCCCCGGCAAGCCGAACTCGGGCGAGACGTTCTGGAAGGGCGTCGTGGACGAGTTCCAGGCCGCCAACCCGAACATCAAGGTCGACGTCCAGGTCATCAACTGGAACGACATCGACAAGCAGGTCGCCACCATGGTCCAGAACGGCCAGGTGCCCGACATCCTGCAGACCGGCGACTACTCCGGCTTCGTCAAGGACGGGCTGCTCTACAAGGTGGACGAGGTGCTGTCGCCGAACGTCTCGGGCGACATGCTGCAGAAGTTCGCCGAGTTCGGCAAGGTCGACGGCACCGCGTACGGCATCCCGTTCGTCTCCTCCGCGCGGGCGCTGTTCTACAACAAGGACCTGTTCCAGAAGGCCGGCATCGCCGAGCCGCCGAAGACGTGGGACGAGCTCAAGGCCGACGCCGAGAAGCTGAAGAAGGCCGGCGTCACGCAGCCGTTCGGCCTGCCGCTCGGCCAGGAGGAGGCCCAGGGCGAGTCGTTCCTGTGGATGCTGGGCAACGGCGGCGGCTACAAGGACGCCTCCGGCAAGTGGGCGATCAACTCGCCGCAGAACGTCGAGACGTTCACGTACATGAAGGGCCTGGTCGACGCGGGCCTGACCACCCCCAACCCGGGCACCAAGGACCGCAAGACGGTCTGGGAGGACTTCGGCGCGGGCAAGGTCGGCATGGTCAACGGCGGCCCCATGTCCATCCCGATCTTCGACGCGGCCGGGCTGAAGAACTACGGCGTCGCGCCGATCCCCGGCAAGAGCGGCCCGCTCGACACCACGCTCGGCGTCATGGACTGGATCATGGCGTTCAACAAGAACGGCCACGCCGCCGAGATCAAGAAGTTCTTCGACTTCTTCTACACCGGCAGCGCCGCCCAGAAGATCTCCGACACGTACAAGCTGCTGCCCGTCACCAACGGCGGCATCCAGAAGCTGTCGGGCGACGAGAAGCTCAAGCCGTTCCTCGACGCGCTGCCCAACGCCAGCTTCTACCCCTTCCAGGACCCCAAGTGGGCCGAGGTGAACCCGGCGATCAAGCAGACCATCGGCGGGGCCGTCAAGGACGACCCGGCCAAGGTCCTCGGTGAGCTGCAGAAGACCGCCGAAGCGGCCGGCTGA
- a CDS encoding serine hydrolase domain-containing protein translates to MIAVKSLLIGLSTALTLAPAPQPTSQSIDAYLRQAMDSTGLPGMSVVVTHNGEVVHAAGYGHDSEGRPVTANTPMRVASVSKSFTAMAVMTLVERGKINLDGPVAAQLPGFRMADPRAAAITVRQLLNQTSGLSDTTVDIAAVEGATSLADYTSRLSGSELRAAPGTRWEYCNVNYDLAARLVEVASGQPFGDYLRERVFGPLGMKSSAVSDQVVRPADGYNSIFGAWLPRPELSGFLNDSGSGGVITTAADMGKWLIAQSGDGRPLVKRESLDAMHTPGKIRDYGMGWGVERETGQLVHSGNLFTYNAVEAVSPKTGYGFAVMANGAALTDDTYTVMQGLTALSEGHAPEVPGGDRQLFELVLGVLAAAAAGLGVLGVLRARRWAARRAGKRVWWRLVPVLLPVAVLAAYPDLISFLMNGRAVTWAQLTYFAAPLSITLLVAALSGAAVAVSRLMAARR, encoded by the coding sequence GTGATAGCAGTGAAGTCCCTCCTGATCGGCCTCTCGACGGCGCTGACCCTCGCGCCCGCCCCGCAGCCGACCTCCCAGTCCATCGACGCCTACCTGCGCCAGGCCATGGACTCCACCGGCCTGCCCGGCATGTCCGTGGTCGTGACGCACAACGGCGAGGTCGTGCACGCGGCCGGCTACGGCCACGACTCCGAGGGGCGTCCCGTCACCGCGAACACCCCGATGCGCGTCGCCTCGGTCAGCAAGTCGTTCACCGCGATGGCCGTGATGACGCTCGTGGAGCGCGGCAAGATCAATCTGGACGGGCCGGTGGCCGCGCAGCTGCCGGGGTTCAGGATGGCGGACCCGCGCGCGGCGGCGATCACCGTACGGCAGCTGCTGAACCAGACCTCCGGCCTGTCGGACACGACGGTCGACATCGCCGCGGTGGAGGGCGCCACCTCGCTGGCCGACTACACCTCCCGGCTGTCCGGCTCCGAGCTGCGCGCCGCCCCCGGCACCCGCTGGGAGTACTGCAACGTCAACTACGACCTGGCCGCCCGGCTGGTCGAGGTGGCCTCCGGGCAGCCGTTCGGCGACTACCTGCGGGAGCGGGTGTTCGGCCCGCTGGGCATGAAGTCCAGCGCCGTCAGCGACCAGGTCGTCCGGCCGGCCGACGGCTACAACTCGATCTTCGGCGCCTGGCTCCCGCGACCCGAGCTGTCCGGCTTCCTCAACGACAGCGGCTCGGGCGGGGTGATCACCACGGCCGCCGACATGGGCAAGTGGCTGATCGCGCAGTCGGGCGACGGGCGCCCGCTGGTCAAGCGGGAGAGCCTGGACGCCATGCACACGCCCGGCAAGATCCGCGACTACGGCATGGGCTGGGGCGTCGAGCGGGAGACCGGCCAGCTCGTGCACTCGGGGAACCTGTTCACGTACAACGCCGTCGAGGCTGTCTCGCCCAAGACCGGCTACGGCTTCGCCGTCATGGCGAACGGGGCGGCGCTGACCGACGACACCTACACCGTCATGCAGGGACTGACCGCCCTGAGCGAGGGCCACGCCCCTGAGGTGCCCGGAGGCGACCGGCAGCTGTTCGAGCTGGTGCTGGGCGTGCTCGCGGCGGCCGCGGCGGGCCTCGGCGTCCTGGGCGTGCTGCGCGCCCGGCGCTGGGCGGCCCGGCGCGCGGGCAAGCGGGTCTGGTGGCGACTGGTGCCGGTGCTGCTGCCCGTGGCCGTGCTGGCGGCCTATCCGGACCTGATCTCGTTCCTCATGAACGGGCGGGCGGTGACGTGGGCCCAGCTCACCTACTTCGCCGCGCCCCTGTCGATCACGCTGCTGGTGGCGGCGCTGTCGGGGGCGGCGGTGGCGGTGTCCCGGCTGATGGCCGCCCGGCGTTAA